A stretch of the Luteimonas sp. JM171 genome encodes the following:
- the pbpC gene encoding penicillin-binding protein 1C: MGARGRQRLLAALRWGTVALLLSLLALDWLFPPPLPTARDTSAVVVARDGTPLRAFADAEGVWRHPADPDTVSPLYLEALLTYEDRWFHRHPGVNPVALARAGWQWLRTGRIVSGGSTLTMQVARILEPHSRTPWGKARQMLRALQLEAHLSKREILTLYLERAPFGGTIEGVEAASWAYLGKPASRLSRAEAALLAVLPQAPSRLRPDRHPERARIARDKLLERMVAQGAWSRAEVDDARIEPVVSRSVRQPMHAALLAQRLRSAEPGAERIRSTIDAGLQRMLEERVASYFGGLPERTSAALLVVDNATMEARAYIGAAEFGDLARLGHVDMVRAWRSPGSTLKPFLYAMALDDGLIHSASLMVDAPQSFDGYRPGNFGMAFHGPVSAEQALRLSLNVPAVDLLDRVGPGRFAARLEHAGIRLWFPRGARPGLPLILGGTGATLEDLVGAHAALVRGGRAGRVRLTADAPLLERRMMSAGAAWIVAETLAANPRPGERMETFDLRDRPRVAWKTGTSYGFRDAWALGATRRHTVGVWVGRPDGTPLPGQYGAITALPLLFEVIDSLPRAPGDGVPQPPPDGVARREICWPLGTAADAQPEGLCQRRLEGWVLDGVVPPTFAERDARLWSAGRVAFPVDAHTGQRLSAGCMEGRNAEEAEIARWPALLSPWLPAAVRRASQLPPLAPGCPDDGRQAMDGLRIDGVQDGARLARPPGSAEGVRLALRALGTPGDVQWLLDGRWVASTVGGRAFVHQFDAPGKHALTALADSGAWARVEFEVVR, encoded by the coding sequence ATGGGCGCGCGCGGTCGGCAGCGGCTCCTGGCGGCGCTGCGCTGGGGCACGGTGGCGCTGCTGCTGTCGCTGCTCGCCCTGGACTGGCTGTTCCCCCCGCCGCTACCGACCGCGCGCGATACCAGCGCCGTGGTGGTCGCGCGCGACGGCACGCCGCTGCGCGCGTTTGCGGACGCGGAGGGCGTGTGGCGGCATCCGGCCGATCCCGACACCGTATCGCCGCTGTACCTGGAAGCGCTGCTGACCTACGAGGACCGCTGGTTCCACCGCCATCCGGGCGTCAATCCGGTGGCGTTGGCGCGCGCTGGATGGCAGTGGCTGCGAACGGGAAGGATCGTGTCCGGCGGCTCCACCCTGACCATGCAGGTGGCCCGGATCCTGGAACCGCACTCGCGCACACCCTGGGGCAAGGCGCGGCAGATGCTGCGGGCGCTGCAGCTGGAGGCCCATCTCTCCAAGCGCGAAATCCTCACCCTGTACCTGGAGCGCGCGCCGTTCGGCGGAACCATCGAAGGCGTCGAGGCCGCCAGCTGGGCGTATCTGGGCAAGCCCGCGTCACGGCTGTCGCGGGCGGAGGCGGCGCTGCTGGCGGTGCTGCCGCAGGCACCCAGCCGGCTGCGGCCGGACCGGCACCCGGAGCGCGCCCGCATCGCGCGCGACAAGCTGCTCGAGCGCATGGTGGCGCAGGGGGCCTGGAGCCGGGCTGAGGTGGACGACGCGCGGATCGAGCCGGTGGTGTCGCGCAGCGTGCGCCAGCCAATGCACGCGGCACTGCTTGCCCAGCGCCTGCGCAGTGCCGAGCCGGGCGCCGAACGGATCCGGTCCACCATCGATGCCGGCCTGCAGCGCATGCTGGAGGAGCGGGTGGCGTCCTACTTCGGCGGACTGCCCGAGCGCACCTCGGCCGCGCTGCTGGTGGTGGACAACGCCACCATGGAGGCGCGGGCCTACATCGGCGCCGCGGAATTCGGCGATCTCGCGCGCTTGGGCCACGTGGACATGGTGCGGGCGTGGCGCTCGCCCGGCTCCACGCTCAAGCCGTTCCTCTACGCCATGGCGCTGGACGACGGCCTCATCCACTCGGCCAGCCTGATGGTGGACGCGCCGCAGTCGTTCGACGGCTACCGGCCGGGCAACTTCGGCATGGCCTTCCATGGCCCGGTTTCCGCGGAACAGGCCCTGCGGCTCTCGCTCAACGTGCCCGCGGTGGACCTGCTGGACCGGGTCGGGCCGGGCCGTTTCGCCGCGCGGCTGGAGCACGCCGGCATCCGCCTGTGGTTCCCCCGCGGTGCCCGGCCCGGCCTGCCGCTGATCCTGGGCGGCACCGGGGCAACGCTCGAGGACCTTGTGGGAGCGCATGCCGCCCTGGTGCGCGGGGGGCGCGCCGGCCGGGTGCGCCTGACGGCCGATGCGCCGCTGCTGGAGCGGCGGATGATGTCCGCGGGCGCAGCCTGGATCGTGGCCGAAACGCTCGCAGCCAACCCGCGCCCGGGTGAGCGGATGGAGACCTTCGACCTGCGCGACCGGCCGCGGGTGGCGTGGAAGACGGGCACGAGCTACGGCTTCCGCGACGCATGGGCGCTGGGGGCGACGCGCCGGCATACCGTGGGCGTATGGGTCGGCCGTCCGGACGGTACGCCGCTGCCGGGCCAGTACGGAGCGATCACGGCCCTGCCGCTGCTGTTCGAGGTCATTGACAGCCTGCCGCGTGCTCCCGGCGATGGTGTCCCGCAGCCTCCGCCCGATGGCGTGGCGCGGCGGGAGATCTGCTGGCCGCTGGGGACGGCGGCGGACGCGCAGCCGGAGGGCCTGTGCCAGCGGCGCCTGGAGGGCTGGGTCCTGGATGGCGTGGTCCCTCCCACCTTTGCCGAACGTGACGCGCGGCTGTGGAGCGCCGGACGGGTGGCCTTCCCGGTCGATGCGCATACCGGGCAGCGGCTCTCGGCCGGCTGCATGGAGGGGCGCAATGCCGAGGAAGCCGAGATCGCCCGCTGGCCGGCGTTGCTCTCGCCGTGGCTGCCGGCCGCGGTCCGCAGGGCTTCGCAACTGCCGCCCCTGGCGCCGGGCTGCCCGGATGATGGACGCCAGGCCATGGACGGGCTGCGCATCGACGGCGTCCAGGACGGCGCGCGCCTGGCGCGTCCGCCCGGCAGCGCCGAGGGAGTGCGGCTGGCGCTGCGGGCACTGGGCACGCCGGGTGATGTGCAATGGCTGCTCGACGGCCGCTGGGTGGCGAGCACGGTCGGGGGCAGGGCGTTCGTGCACCAGTTCGACGCGCCGGGCAAACACGCGCTCACTGCACTGGCTGACAGCGGTGCCTGGGCGCGGGTGGAGTTTGAAGTGGTGCGCTGA
- a CDS encoding alpha-2-macroglobulin yields the protein MAASLALAACGRDPSGQLPAPSGEAIQAERAEVEGFALARAWADERGDGLSLVLEFSQPLVPTQDFDRLVTLEGPAAREGGWSLDEDNRTLRYPNAEANRDYAVTVSAQLTAADGTQLGSEARRSIHTGDLAPLAGFASQGSVLPARGSRGLPVVSLNVPEVDVEFLRVRESEVPRFFNQYQRGGRRSSWDLEADWRDRTPLSRMAEPVYVNRFVLGGERNERILTYLPVQDIAELQEPGLYFAVMKRAGAFDSEYETAFFTVSDIGLHARAYEDQLFVHTASLESGAAHSGVSLRVLDGKGETVYRGETDRNGNALFNYSLDAAHVLVASRGRDVSLLPFNQPALDLSEFAVAGRGQATFDVFAWSGRDLYRPGETVRVSALLRDHDGRQLPAGEDGSQPLFARLKQPDGRTFFETRLDAGPQGYYRMEREIPADAPTGRWQVEFRTDPGSREAVQGMTLRIEEFLPERMKLELSSAQPRLAPGEPLRLQAAGAYLYGAPAAGNRFSATLAVAVEQHPVEGMPDHFFGDPTLELPREAREVIDAELDADGMLAQDIALPEEARPVTPIAATVTGSLYESGGRSVNRSLKRVLWPADALVGLRPLFDHQEGADANARAGFELVRVDPDGTPRPADGLQVTLVREHRDYHWRHDDEGGWNYDFTRRFEKVETRTVDAGGSAVRFDFPVEWGEYRVDVEDPGTGLVTRYPFRAGWSWGDDNRGLDARPDKVKLALDRTGYRAGETLEVTVTPPHPGPGLLLVETDELLYVQAIEAEAGSTFSIPVTQAWERHDVYITALVFRGGRADDVTTPARAVGVAHVPMDRRERRVAVGLKVAGLVRPEQPLRVTIGVPQLAGRQAHATVSAVDVGILNITRFPVPDAVAHFFAQRRFAIDAFDVYGRVIESHEGGTARIRFGGDMALDALPQARRPTARVQTVDLFSGPVQLDADGNASVELQVPDFNGTLRVSAVVWSDEAYGNRDAETVVRAPIVAEASMPRVLAPGDRSTLTLDLSNFTGRDGEFSVRAEGEGPIAVGEGVRSVQLAADGAGTLNFPLTAANDYATARVRIRVQGNGESVDRSYDLPVRAAWPSVLRAETRALEELAPVTVGADFAQGLMPGSVQAQMSVTAFPPIPFAAALRGALDYPYWCAEQTASRGYAALLLDEATVSMLGLEDLDAERRQRTVQAAFGRLASMQAANGHFSMWGNSGPVDPFLTPYVAEFLLDARDAGFAVPEGVLQKALERLNEDLLAGGQEFYGRDHRQYLKLAYQAHAGFVLARVNRAPLGTLRTIFDNHSDAALSGLPLVRLGLALRLQGDQARGDRAIAQGFALERERPRWLGDWSTPLRDAAMSIALVHEQDAAKPEYTARAIDVGRELDARRQQRWMYLSTQEQIAIARLGKALAADGTRQVAGTLRIGGTEEQISGTRIFGRRFDHADLAASVRFEPAGEPPFYASLEVAGVPRTAPEADFSRLRVERQLYRLDGSAWEPGPLAEGEALIAAVSITADRAMPDALLTDLLPAGLEIENFNLADAEQWGGVTVQGVNLSEREGAADLQHEEFRDDRYVAALSLRRGRTARLFYLVRAVTPGTYTVPPPMVEDMYRPELRGVGRAVPETITVVQP from the coding sequence ATGGCGGCGTCCCTGGCGCTGGCCGCCTGCGGGCGCGATCCTTCGGGGCAGTTGCCGGCGCCGAGCGGCGAGGCGATTCAGGCCGAGCGCGCGGAGGTCGAGGGATTCGCGCTGGCCCGGGCCTGGGCCGATGAGCGCGGCGACGGGCTGTCGCTGGTGCTGGAGTTCTCGCAGCCGCTGGTGCCCACCCAGGATTTCGACCGCCTGGTGACGCTTGAAGGACCAGCCGCGCGCGAGGGCGGCTGGTCGCTGGACGAAGACAACCGCACGCTGCGCTATCCCAATGCCGAGGCCAACCGCGACTATGCGGTGACCGTGTCGGCGCAGCTGACCGCTGCCGATGGTACGCAGCTGGGCAGCGAGGCCAGGCGCAGCATCCATACCGGCGACCTGGCGCCGCTGGCGGGCTTCGCCTCGCAGGGCAGCGTGCTGCCCGCGCGCGGCAGCCGCGGCCTGCCCGTGGTCTCGCTCAACGTCCCCGAGGTGGACGTCGAGTTCCTGCGCGTGCGCGAAAGCGAAGTGCCGCGCTTCTTCAACCAGTACCAGCGCGGCGGCCGCCGCAGCAGCTGGGACCTCGAGGCCGACTGGCGGGACCGCACGCCGCTCTCCCGCATGGCGGAGCCGGTGTACGTCAACCGCTTCGTGCTGGGCGGCGAGCGCAACGAGCGCATCCTGACCTACCTGCCGGTACAGGACATCGCCGAACTGCAGGAACCGGGGCTCTACTTCGCGGTGATGAAGCGCGCCGGCGCATTCGACAGCGAATACGAGACCGCCTTCTTCACGGTCAGCGATATCGGCCTGCACGCGCGCGCGTATGAAGACCAGCTGTTCGTGCACACCGCCTCGCTGGAGAGCGGCGCGGCGCATTCGGGCGTCTCGCTGCGGGTGCTCGATGGCAAGGGCGAGACCGTCTACCGGGGCGAGACCGATCGCAACGGCAACGCGCTGTTCAACTATTCCCTGGATGCCGCCCACGTGCTGGTGGCCAGCCGCGGCCGCGACGTGTCGCTGCTGCCATTCAACCAGCCGGCGCTGGACCTGTCGGAGTTCGCGGTGGCAGGGCGCGGGCAGGCGACGTTCGATGTCTTTGCCTGGTCCGGACGCGACCTGTACCGGCCGGGGGAGACGGTGCGGGTGTCGGCCCTGCTGCGCGACCACGATGGCCGCCAGCTTCCCGCTGGCGAGGATGGGTCACAGCCCCTGTTTGCGCGGCTCAAGCAGCCGGACGGGCGCACCTTCTTCGAGACCCGGCTTGATGCCGGTCCGCAGGGCTATTACCGGATGGAGCGCGAGATCCCCGCGGACGCGCCCACCGGCCGCTGGCAGGTCGAGTTCCGCACTGATCCGGGCAGCCGCGAGGCGGTCCAGGGGATGACGCTGCGGATCGAGGAGTTCCTCCCCGAGCGGATGAAGCTGGAGCTGTCCAGCGCGCAGCCACGGCTGGCACCCGGCGAGCCGCTGCGGCTGCAGGCCGCCGGGGCCTATCTGTACGGGGCGCCTGCGGCCGGCAACCGCTTCAGCGCGACCCTGGCGGTGGCGGTGGAACAGCATCCGGTGGAGGGGATGCCCGACCACTTCTTCGGCGACCCGACGCTGGAGCTGCCGCGCGAGGCGCGCGAAGTGATCGATGCCGAACTCGATGCAGACGGCATGCTTGCGCAGGACATCGCGCTTCCGGAGGAAGCCCGCCCGGTCACGCCCATCGCGGCCACAGTCACCGGCAGCCTGTATGAAAGCGGCGGCCGCAGCGTCAACCGGAGCTTGAAGCGGGTGCTGTGGCCGGCTGATGCGCTGGTCGGCCTGCGGCCGCTGTTCGATCACCAGGAAGGTGCCGACGCCAATGCCCGCGCCGGCTTCGAGCTGGTGCGCGTGGACCCCGACGGCACGCCACGGCCGGCCGACGGCCTGCAGGTGACCCTCGTGCGCGAGCACCGCGACTACCACTGGCGCCACGACGACGAGGGCGGCTGGAACTACGACTTCACCCGCCGCTTCGAGAAGGTGGAGACCCGGACCGTCGACGCCGGCGGCTCCGCGGTGCGTTTCGACTTCCCGGTGGAATGGGGCGAGTACCGGGTGGATGTCGAGGACCCGGGCACCGGCCTGGTGACGCGCTATCCGTTCCGCGCCGGCTGGAGCTGGGGCGACGACAACCGCGGCCTGGACGCGCGGCCCGACAAGGTCAAGCTGGCGCTGGACAGGACCGGGTACCGGGCCGGCGAGACCCTGGAAGTAACCGTGACGCCGCCCCATCCCGGCCCGGGCCTGCTGCTGGTGGAAACTGATGAGCTGCTGTACGTGCAGGCGATCGAGGCCGAAGCGGGCAGCACCTTCAGCATCCCGGTGACGCAGGCGTGGGAGCGCCACGATGTGTACATCACTGCGCTCGTGTTCCGCGGCGGGCGCGCCGACGACGTCACCACGCCGGCGCGCGCAGTGGGCGTGGCCCACGTTCCAATGGACCGCCGCGAGCGCCGGGTGGCGGTGGGGCTGAAGGTGGCCGGGCTCGTGCGACCGGAGCAACCCTTGCGCGTGACCATTGGCGTGCCGCAGCTGGCCGGTCGGCAGGCCCATGCCACGGTGTCCGCGGTGGACGTTGGCATCCTCAACATCACCCGCTTCCCGGTGCCCGATGCGGTGGCGCATTTCTTCGCCCAGCGGCGCTTTGCCATCGACGCCTTCGACGTCTACGGCCGGGTGATCGAAAGCCACGAGGGCGGCACCGCGAGGATCCGGTTCGGCGGCGACATGGCCCTGGACGCCCTCCCGCAGGCTCGGCGGCCGACGGCGCGGGTGCAGACCGTGGACCTGTTTTCAGGGCCGGTGCAACTTGATGCCGATGGCAACGCTTCGGTCGAGCTGCAGGTGCCCGACTTCAACGGCACCCTCAGGGTCTCTGCGGTGGTGTGGTCGGATGAGGCATACGGCAACCGCGATGCCGAGACCGTGGTGCGCGCGCCGATCGTGGCCGAGGCCAGCATGCCGCGCGTGCTTGCGCCCGGCGACCGCAGCACGCTGACCCTGGACCTCAGCAATTTCACCGGCCGCGATGGCGAATTCAGCGTGCGCGCCGAGGGTGAAGGACCGATCGCGGTCGGCGAGGGCGTGCGCAGCGTCCAGCTGGCCGCCGACGGTGCCGGCACCCTCAACTTCCCGCTCACCGCGGCCAATGATTATGCGACCGCGAGGGTGCGCATCCGGGTGCAAGGCAACGGGGAAAGCGTCGACCGCAGCTACGACCTGCCCGTGCGGGCTGCCTGGCCGTCGGTGCTCCGCGCGGAAACGCGGGCGCTGGAGGAACTCGCGCCGGTGACCGTGGGCGCCGACTTCGCGCAGGGACTGATGCCGGGCTCGGTTCAGGCGCAGATGAGCGTCACGGCGTTCCCGCCCATTCCTTTCGCGGCCGCGCTGCGAGGCGCGCTTGATTATCCCTACTGGTGCGCCGAGCAGACCGCCAGCCGCGGCTATGCAGCGCTGCTGCTGGACGAGGCCACGGTGTCCATGCTCGGCCTTGAGGATTTGGATGCGGAGCGGCGGCAGCGCACCGTGCAGGCCGCTTTCGGCCGGCTTGCGTCCATGCAGGCGGCCAACGGGCATTTCTCGATGTGGGGCAACAGTGGCCCGGTCGATCCTTTCCTGACGCCGTACGTGGCCGAGTTCCTGCTCGACGCGCGCGATGCGGGCTTCGCCGTGCCCGAAGGCGTGCTGCAGAAGGCGCTGGAGCGCCTCAACGAGGACCTGCTGGCCGGTGGCCAGGAGTTCTACGGGCGCGACCACCGCCAGTACCTCAAGCTGGCCTACCAGGCGCACGCCGGATTCGTGCTGGCGCGGGTCAACCGGGCCCCGCTGGGCACCCTGCGGACGATCTTCGACAACCACTCGGACGCAGCCCTCAGCGGGCTGCCGCTGGTGCGGCTTGGGCTGGCGCTGCGGCTGCAGGGCGATCAGGCGCGCGGCGACAGGGCCATTGCCCAGGGCTTTGCGCTGGAGCGCGAGCGTCCGCGCTGGCTTGGCGACTGGTCCACGCCGCTGCGGGACGCGGCGATGTCGATCGCGCTGGTGCACGAGCAGGATGCGGCGAAGCCGGAATACACTGCGCGCGCGATTGACGTGGGCCGCGAACTCGACGCCCGCCGCCAGCAGCGCTGGATGTACCTGAGCACGCAGGAGCAGATTGCGATCGCCCGGCTGGGCAAGGCGCTGGCGGCGGACGGCACGCGCCAGGTCGCTGGCACGCTGCGCATTGGCGGGACCGAAGAGCAGATCAGTGGGACGCGCATCTTCGGCCGCCGGTTCGACCATGCGGACCTGGCGGCCTCGGTGCGCTTCGAACCCGCGGGCGAGCCGCCGTTCTATGCCAGCCTGGAGGTTGCAGGCGTGCCGCGCACCGCGCCGGAAGCCGATTTCAGCCGGCTCAGGGTCGAGCGCCAGCTGTACCGGCTTGACGGTTCGGCGTGGGAGCCGGGCCCGCTGGCGGAGGGCGAGGCCCTGATCGCCGCGGTGTCGATCACGGCCGACCGGGCCATGCCCGATGCCCTGCTGACGGACCTGCTCCCTGCCGGGCTGGAGATCGAGAACTTCAACCTGGCCGATGCCGAGCAGTGGGGCGGGGTGACGGTGCAGGGGGTGAACCTGTCGGAGCGCGAGGGCGCCGCCGACCTGCAGCATGAGGAGTTCCGCGACGACCGCTACGTGGCCGCGCTCAGCCTCCGCCGGGGCCGCACGGCCCGGCTGTTCTACCTCGTGCGCGCGGTGACGCCGGGCACCTACACCGTGCCTCCGCCAATGGTGGAGGACATGTACCGGCCGGAGCTGAGGGGCGTCGGCCGGGCGGTGCCGGAAACCATCACGGTGGTGCAGCCGTGA